A part of Elusimicrobiota bacterium genomic DNA contains:
- a CDS encoding helix-turn-helix domain-containing protein: MKEIGDILKRKREEKKYSLSYVNAQTHIPLNYISAMEEGSFEVFPAEVYFLGSLRRYAKFLELNDEEHFTVFY; this comes from the coding sequence ATGAAAGAAATCGGCGATATATTGAAACGAAAAAGAGAAGAAAAAAAATATTCTCTAAGTTATGTTAATGCTCAAACGCACATTCCATTAAATTATATTTCTGCTATGGAAGAAGGAAGTTTTGAGGTTTTTCCTGCGGAAGTTTATTTTTTGGGTTCTTTAAGGCGTTACGCAAAGTTCCTTGAATTAAACGACGAAGAACATTTTACGGTGTTTTATTGA
- the pgsA gene encoding CDP-diacylglycerol--glycerol-3-phosphate 3-phosphatidyltransferase, which produces MNLANQLTLLRISLLPVLILFMYIDNLWTRICALIIFIAAALTDIYDGIIARKKHQVTTLGIFLDPLADKLIMSAAFISFVGLKELHIPAWMVIVITSREFIITGLRSVAASKNKIIAASKTGKLKTTSQITSVITLMLILIINSALWNFSGIRPIYFLASSGITYFLGWCLVKLPYWLMFITMLFTIYSGITYLIEHKELLKEK; this is translated from the coding sequence ATGAATCTGGCAAATCAACTGACTTTGTTAAGAATATCTCTTCTTCCGGTGCTTATACTTTTTATGTATATTGACAATCTTTGGACAAGAATCTGCGCTTTAATAATTTTTATCGCGGCGGCGCTTACCGATATTTATGACGGGATAATTGCACGGAAAAAACATCAGGTAACAACTCTTGGGATTTTTCTTGATCCTTTAGCGGATAAACTTATAATGTCGGCAGCATTTATATCTTTTGTGGGATTAAAAGAACTTCATATCCCTGCCTGGATGGTAATAGTTATTACATCAAGGGAATTCATAATCACGGGCTTGCGCTCGGTGGCTGCTTCAAAAAACAAAATTATAGCAGCAAGTAAAACCGGAAAACTGAAAACCACTTCGCAGATAACTTCAGTTATTACCCTTATGCTTATTTTGATTATAAATTCAGCTCTTTGGAATTTTTCAGGAATCAGGCCGATCTATTTTCTTGCATCGTCCGGAATAACTTATTTTCTGGGATGGTGTCTTGTGAAACTTCCTTATTGGCTTATGTTTATTACGATGCTTTTTACAATTTATTCCGGTATTACTTATCTTATAGAACATAAAGAACTTCTTAAGGAAAAATGA
- a CDS encoding MBL fold metallo-hydrolase has protein sequence MNKSGFSVQKVVVGYFETNCYIIFEKSSKKAFIIDPGADADLIIGKVSSLNLMPKGIINTHGHIDHTGANSEIKSSYNIPVYIHKDDEKFLYDSSLNGSVFFGEDKKLPKADVILSDSEIIKESPFEFKVIHTPGHTPGGICLVIEDIIFTGDTLFKGSVGRWDLPGGSEKELKNSLKILNKFPKEMIVFPGHGPESTLKEEFDTNPYLIK, from the coding sequence ATGAATAAAAGCGGTTTTTCAGTTCAAAAAGTAGTGGTTGGTTATTTTGAAACAAACTGCTATATTATTTTTGAAAAATCATCAAAAAAAGCCTTTATTATTGATCCCGGTGCCGACGCAGATTTAATAATTGGAAAGGTGAGTTCTTTGAATCTTATGCCAAAAGGAATAATTAATACTCACGGCCATATTGACCATACCGGGGCTAATTCTGAAATAAAAAGCAGTTATAATATTCCAGTTTATATTCATAAAGATGATGAAAAATTTCTTTATGATTCTTCATTGAATGGTTCAGTTTTTTTCGGTGAAGACAAAAAACTTCCTAAGGCGGACGTTATTTTATCGGACAGCGAAATAATAAAGGAAAGTCCTTTTGAGTTTAAAGTAATACATACTCCGGGCCATACGCCGGGGGGCATTTGTCTCGTTATTGAAGACATTATTTTTACCGGAGACACTCTTTTTAAAGGCTCCGTAGGAAGGTGGGACTTACCTGGCGGCAGCGAAAAAGAACTTAAAAACTCATTGAAGATTTTAAATAAATTCCCTAAAGAAATGATAGTTTTTCCGGGACACGGACCCGAATCAACACTAAAAGAGGAATTTGATACCAATCCTTATCTGATTAAGTAA
- a CDS encoding phosphatidylglycerophosphatase A: MRTIVLLLASGFGTGYSPIASGTVGSALAALLYWFVFPKNYLIVFLISVAAFIISIPVSTEAEKIYGKKDDSHIVIDEIVGFWISVLFLPYSFKILIAAFFLFRLFDVIKPFYIRNAQKLPGGWGVVMDDIFAGILTNMILQIAVRIFHLA, translated from the coding sequence ATGAGAACCATTGTTTTATTGTTAGCTTCCGGTTTTGGTACAGGATATTCTCCCATAGCTTCGGGAACAGTAGGGTCTGCGCTTGCTGCATTACTATATTGGTTTGTATTTCCCAAAAATTATCTGATAGTTTTTCTTATTTCTGTCGCGGCTTTTATTATTTCAATACCGGTATCCACTGAAGCTGAAAAAATTTACGGAAAAAAAGACGATTCTCATATTGTGATTGACGAAATAGTGGGATTTTGGATATCAGTTCTTTTTCTGCCATATTCTTTTAAAATATTAATAGCGGCATTTTTTCTATTCCGGCTGTTTGACGTAATAAAACCTTTTTATATCAGGAATGCGCAGAAACTTCCCGGCGGATGGGGGGTTGTTATGGATGATATTTTTGCCGGTATTTTGACAAACATGATTCTTCAAATAGCAGTTAGGATTTTTCATTTGGCTTGA
- a CDS encoding DUF4115 domain-containing protein, giving the protein MSTILIFFIGIFIWISQEISVPSIKSRFLLLFDAGKTKISVTKPDSVKEAVEKSDILTLRIQSIHDTWIKVTTDEKMVYEGTLLKGTEQEWKGKEKFYLSIGYVPGIKASLNGNPIDISVGAKKDINALEITKDSLNSLKFSETNR; this is encoded by the coding sequence TTGAGTACAATTTTAATATTTTTTATCGGAATTTTTATTTGGATTAGCCAGGAAATTTCAGTCCCTTCCATTAAATCCAGATTCTTATTACTATTTGATGCCGGAAAAACTAAAATATCTGTTACTAAACCCGATTCCGTAAAAGAAGCCGTTGAAAAAAGCGATATTTTAACTCTTCGCATTCAAAGCATTCACGATACATGGATTAAGGTTACTACGGACGAAAAAATGGTTTATGAAGGAACTTTGCTTAAAGGAACCGAACAGGAATGGAAAGGAAAAGAAAAATTTTATTTGAGCATAGGATATGTCCCGGGTATTAAGGCAAGTTTAAACGGGAATCCTATTGACATTTCAGTGGGAGCAAAAAAGGATATAAATGCTCTTGAAATTACAAAAGACAGTTTAAATAGTCTGAAATTTTCGGAAACAAACCGATAA
- the rimO gene encoding 30S ribosomal protein S12 methylthiotransferase RimO, with protein MSKICIVTLGCPKNVVESEYIAGMLSAKGYILTTDINSCDYALVHTCSFIQDAKEESTGFINALLKLKKLGKIEKLFVSGCLVQSERKKIQKDFKEVDGFIGTGELEKIPDIISRGEGFLCKNPGGLLESKYPRLLSTENASAYLRVSEGCNHKCSFCYIPKIRGNYVSRKIEHIVEEAKSLSELGIKEAVLIAQDVTSYGLDLYGYYALPKLIEKISEISKIKWIRILYGYPASITNKLLDGFKRSKKLCKYIDVPLQHVNERILKIMGRPKGAKRTVQMIKDAVPEIAIRTSIITGFPGETKKEFQELKNFISEGWFDHLGVFEYSDNQKTKSYCFKKRINNIEKASRKNELMKAQKKVVLKKNISRIGTIEEVLVEEKISGNVFSGRTYFQAPEVDNKIIFNGKADIGSFVNVKITGQKGYDLIGKQVLSK; from the coding sequence ATGTCTAAAATATGCATTGTTACTTTAGGCTGCCCGAAAAATGTTGTTGAAAGTGAATATATCGCAGGAATGTTAAGCGCTAAAGGATATATTTTAACAACCGATATAAATTCCTGCGATTACGCCCTGGTTCACACCTGCTCTTTTATTCAAGACGCTAAAGAGGAATCAACAGGATTCATAAATGCTCTTTTAAAACTAAAAAAACTGGGAAAAATTGAAAAACTTTTTGTTTCCGGATGTTTGGTTCAATCTGAAAGAAAAAAGATTCAAAAAGATTTTAAAGAAGTTGACGGTTTTATTGGAACGGGAGAGCTGGAAAAAATTCCCGACATAATTTCCCGCGGGGAAGGTTTTTTATGCAAAAACCCCGGCGGTCTTTTAGAATCCAAATATCCGAGGTTGCTTTCCACTGAAAACGCAAGCGCATATTTAAGGGTATCGGAAGGATGTAATCATAAGTGCAGTTTTTGTTATATACCAAAAATACGCGGGAATTACGTCAGCAGAAAAATTGAACATATAGTTGAGGAAGCAAAAAGTTTAAGCGAACTGGGCATAAAAGAAGCGGTTTTGATTGCGCAGGACGTTACTTCTTACGGGCTTGACTTGTACGGATATTATGCCCTTCCTAAACTGATTGAAAAAATTTCTGAAATTTCAAAGATAAAATGGATTAGAATTCTTTACGGGTATCCGGCTTCTATCACTAATAAGCTGCTGGATGGTTTTAAAAGATCTAAAAAACTTTGCAAGTATATTGATGTCCCGCTTCAACACGTAAACGAGAGAATTTTAAAAATAATGGGAAGGCCAAAAGGGGCCAAAAGAACAGTTCAAATGATAAAAGATGCTGTTCCCGAAATAGCCATACGCACCAGCATCATTACAGGTTTTCCGGGGGAAACAAAAAAAGAGTTTCAGGAACTCAAAAATTTCATAAGCGAGGGATGGTTTGACCATCTAGGAGTTTTTGAGTACTCGGATAATCAAAAGACAAAGTCTTATTGCTTCAAAAAAAGAATAAACAATATTGAAAAAGCTTCAAGAAAAAATGAATTGATGAAAGCGCAGAAAAAAGTAGTATTGAAGAAAAATATTTCAAGGATTGGAACCATTGAAGAAGTTTTAGTTGAAGAAAAAATATCAGGAAATGTTTTTTCGGGCAGAACTTATTTTCAGGCTCCCGAAGTGGACAATAAGATAATTTTTAATGGAAAAGCAGATATTGGTTCTTTTGTAAATGTTAAAATAACCGGCCAAAAAGGGTATGATTTAATAGGGAAACAAGTTTTATCAAAGTGA
- a CDS encoding outer-membrane lipoprotein carrier protein LolA, whose product MNKSINSFLKYLSLILTPVFLFAYSSVAQDLNIKEVMQKMETADDALHSLRFNFKQKIVFLLTNESQTKNGEAVFSKPDKIRIRQISPEEQVITGNGKKVWIYTPLYKQVAVDKWKKWLKNDNLAYTFFGYLKSFKEFEQQYFFELQGKELNKIIIFLSPKKDNLPKMKFWIDDETFMPVRSVIYLGNVEIQTDMEKIEKNPTLAKDEFKFKVPPKTNIIEFD is encoded by the coding sequence ATGAACAAATCAATTAATTCTTTTCTGAAATATTTAAGCCTAATTTTAACCCCAGTTTTTTTATTTGCTTACAGTTCGGTTGCCCAGGATTTAAATATCAAAGAAGTTATGCAAAAAATGGAAACAGCTGACGATGCTTTGCATAGCCTGAGATTTAATTTTAAACAAAAGATTGTTTTCCTGCTGACTAACGAGTCTCAAACAAAAAACGGAGAAGCAGTTTTTTCAAAACCGGATAAAATCCGTATAAGGCAGATAAGTCCTGAAGAACAAGTTATTACCGGTAACGGGAAAAAAGTCTGGATATATACTCCGCTTTACAAGCAAGTCGCGGTAGATAAATGGAAAAAGTGGTTAAAAAACGACAATCTTGCGTATACTTTTTTCGGGTACTTGAAAAGTTTTAAAGAATTTGAACAACAATATTTTTTTGAGCTTCAGGGAAAAGAATTAAATAAAATAATAATATTTTTGTCTCCGAAAAAAGATAATTTGCCAAAAATGAAGTTCTGGATTGATGATGAGACTTTTATGCCTGTCAGAAGCGTTATTTACCTTGGAAATGTTGAAATACAGACCGATATGGAAAAAATTGAGAAAAATCCTACTTTAGCCAAGGATGAGTTTAAATTTAAAGTTCCTCCAAAGACAAATATAATAGAGTTTGATTAG
- the xerD gene encoding site-specific tyrosine recombinase XerD — MENYLKEFSAYIVGEKGLSRNTVLSYLSDLKHYFKFLEKENKNISNIKHQNLTDFFWQKKLDGLKPRSIYRLIESIKQYYRFLVSEKIITENPTSYIVPPKIPSKLPGQLSFDEVNNLLNAINGTKERDIRNRAMVELLYATGLRVSELVNLKIENVDMERGYLKVKGKGNKERIVPIAQKSILSIKRYLETRNNEFADNSDLFLSRLGKKISRIEFWRQLKNYAAKAGISKKITPHLLRHSFATHLLLGGADLRFVQEMLGHSSITTTQIYTHVDREHLKELHKKYHPHG; from the coding sequence ATGGAAAACTATTTAAAAGAATTTTCCGCGTACATTGTAGGCGAAAAAGGCCTTTCGCGTAATACCGTGCTTTCTTATCTGTCAGACCTAAAGCATTATTTCAAATTTCTTGAAAAAGAAAATAAAAATATTTCTAACATTAAACATCAAAATCTTACGGACTTTTTCTGGCAAAAAAAACTTGACGGGCTTAAGCCCCGTTCCATATACCGGTTAATAGAGTCCATAAAACAATATTATCGGTTTCTTGTCTCGGAAAAAATAATAACCGAAAACCCGACCTCTTATATTGTTCCTCCCAAAATACCTTCAAAATTGCCCGGCCAGCTTTCATTTGATGAAGTGAATAATCTGTTGAACGCGATAAACGGAACAAAAGAAAGGGATATAAGAAATCGCGCGATGGTTGAGCTTCTTTACGCAACAGGATTAAGAGTTTCGGAACTTGTAAATCTAAAGATAGAAAATGTTGACATGGAAAGAGGGTATCTAAAAGTAAAAGGAAAAGGGAATAAGGAAAGAATTGTGCCGATTGCCCAGAAATCAATTTTATCCATAAAGAGATACCTTGAAACGAGAAATAATGAATTTGCTGATAATTCAGATCTTTTTTTGAGTAGGCTTGGGAAAAAAATATCCCGCATTGAATTTTGGCGCCAGCTTAAAAACTACGCAGCAAAAGCAGGGATATCAAAAAAAATTACTCCTCACCTTTTAAGGCATTCTTTTGCGACGCATCTTTTATTAGGAGGCGCTGATTTGAGGTTTGTTCAGGAAATGCTCGGGCACAGCTCCATAACTACCACGCAGATTTATACCCATGTGGATAGGGAGCATTTGAAGGAACTGCATAAGAAATATCATCCCCATGGATAG